Proteins from one Hemicordylus capensis ecotype Gifberg chromosome 7, rHemCap1.1.pri, whole genome shotgun sequence genomic window:
- the GJA4 gene encoding gap junction alpha-4 protein — protein sequence MGDWGFLEKLLDQVQEHSTAIGKVWLTILFIFRILMLGLAGESVWGDEQSDFVCNTKQPGCTNICYDQAFPISHVRYWVLQFLFVSTPTLIYLGHVIYLSRQEEKLKERESELRALQSKDYNVAAALVTVEKKMAKICVGEDGRIKIRGPLMWTYIISVLAKSIFEAGFLVGQWFLYGIIMEPRYVCEGSPCPHRVDCFVSRPTEKTIFIIFMVVMGLISLILNLVELCYLCCKNLLHSVKESNCCSTSSAPPLPCDANGFKLCDVPTGPYLEKPYFYLPVAERHSQPYHTYNKLSNEQNWANFNTEETLALGHVGKPPDVFTTQGPAAHISQERQPSRPSSSSSKKQYV from the coding sequence ATGGGTGActggggcttcctggagaagctgctggatcAGGTGCAGGAGCACTCCACAGCCATTGGAAAGGTCTGGCTGACGATCCTCTTCATCTTCCGTATCCTGATGCTCGGCCTGGCTGGGGAGTCCGTCTGGGGAGATGAGCAGTCGGACTTTGTGTGCAACACCAAGCAGCCTGGCTGCACCAACATCTGCTATGATCAGGCGTTCCCCATCTCTCACGTCCGCTACTGGGTGCTGCAGTTCCTCTTTGTCAGCACGCCCACCCTGATCTACTTGGGACATGTCATCTATCTTTCCCGGCAGGAGGAGAAGCTGAAGGAGCGGGAGAGCGAGCTCCGAGCATTGCAGTCCAAGGATTACAATGTGGCAGCAGCTCTGGTGACCGTGGAGAAGAAGATGGCCAAGATCTGCGTGGGGGAAGATGGGAGGATCAAAATCCGTGGGCCTCTAATGTGGACCTACATCATCAGCGTGTTGGCCAAGAGTATCTTTGAGGCTGGCTTCCTGGTAGGCCAGTGGTTCCTCTATGGCATCATCATGGAGCCCCGCTATGTCTGTGAGGGGTCCCCGTGCCCGCACCGGGTGGACTGCTTCGTCTCCCGCCCCACCGAGAAAACTATCTTCATCATCTTCATGGTGGTCATGGGCTTGATCTCCCTCATCCTCAACCTTGTCGAGCTCTGCTACCTCTGTTGCAAGAACCTCCTCCACAGCGTCAAGGAAAGCAATTGCTGCTCCACATCCTCGGCCCCTCCACTGCCTTGTGACGCCAATGGCTTCAAGCTTTGTGATGTGCCCACTGggccttatttggagaagccctaCTTCTACCTCCCGGTGGCAGAGCGGCACTCCCAGCCCTACCACACTTACAACAAACTCTCTAACGAGCAGAACTGGGCCAACTTCAACACTGAGGAAACCTTGGCCTTGGGGCATGTGGGCAAGCCCCCTGATGTCTTTACCACTCAAGGCCCTGCAGCCCATATCTCTCAGGAAAGGCAGCCCAgccggcccagcagcagcagctccaaaaaACAGTACGTCTAG